ACGGCCCCAGCTCGACAAGGCCGCCGTGATCGTCCGCGAGTTCTGCGCGAAGCACCAGGTTCCCTACACGGAAACCACCTTGCTGCAGTCCTACGGCATCATCGTCCGCTACCTCAACGACGTCGGCCTCTCCGCCGGGCGCCACTTCGAGTGCCCGATGGCCACGGTGACCCGCCGCTTCTAGGCGGCCGGGCGGCTCCGCGAACGCGGAGGGTTTCGCCAGCGGCCCTGATACTCCTGTTTGACCCGAAGTGACGGCCGGATACCGGCCGTCACTTCGTCGTTGGCGCCGGTGTCCCTAGGATGGGTGCAGGATGAGGGCCAGGAACCCGCAGCCCGGAATCCCAGCCCAACACCTTCAGACCAACACCTTCAGACCAGGCAAGGATACACATGATGCACGCAATCGTCGCCCGCCAGGCAGGCGGCCCCGAGGTTCTCACACCGGCAGAGGTCGAGCGCCCGGTTCCGGGTCCCGGCCAGCTGCTCGTCAAGGTCGCCGCCGTCGGTGTGAACTTCATTGACACCTACAAGCGCAGCGGCAGCTACAAGGTGGCCTACCCCTTCACCCCCGGCTCCGAGGCCTCGGGAACCGTGGAGGAACTCGGCGACGGCGTGACCGGGTTCTCCCCCGGCGACCGGGTGGCCACGGCTGAAGGCATCAACTGTTACGCCGGCTACGCCCTGATCGATGAGGACAAAGCGCTGCCGGTCCCCCAGGGCGTGGACGACTTCACCGCCGCCGCCCTGCCGCTGCAGGGCATCACCGCGCATTATCTGATCAATTCCTCCTTCAAGGTGGAGCCGGGCCACACCGTCCTGTTGCACGCAGGAGCGGGCGGCGTCGGTCTCCTGCTGATCCAGCTGCTCAAGGCCAGGGGCGCGCGCGTCCTCACCACCGTCTCCACCGATGAAAAAGAGCAACTGGCCCGCGAGGCCGGTGCGGACCATGTGCTGCGCTATGACGGCTTCGCCGCCAGGGTCCGTGAACTGACTGACGGGGCCGGCGCGGACGTCGTGTACGACGGCGTTGGCAAGGACACGTTCGACGGCTCCCTCGCTTCCCTGCGCATCCGCGGCACCCTCGTGCTGTTCGGCGCCGCGTCCGGGCCCGTGCCGCCGTTCGACCCGCAACGGCTCAACGCCGGGGGCTCGCTGTACCTGACCCGGCCAACGATCGCCCATTTCCTGCGCGACGCCCAGGAGCGCCGCTGGCGCTCGGACGAGCTGTTCGCCGCGGCGGCCAACGGAAGCCTCAAGGTCCGGGTTGGCGCCCGCTATGACCTCGCGGAAGCCGCCCGGGCCCACGACGACCTGGAGCAGCGGCGCACCACGGGCAAGGTCCTCCTGGTTCCCTGAGCCCGGTCCGGGCACACCCCTGGAGGTAACAGTGTGCGCACGTCCGGACAGAGGCGGAGTATTAACACGAAGCGACCGCGGACACCTTCCGTTCACCTAGGCCGGAGATGATTCCCCCGTGACTGAGCACCAACCCCCAAACGGCGACCTTTCGCAGGCCACCGCCACCGTCAGCCCGGCCTTCGGGGCGCAGCTTTCAGGGTCCCTGGTCACACCGCCGGAACGGACCCTCGTCGACATCCTGCTGGACACGGCCGAGCGCTTTCTGGATGCCTCGGCGCTCGACGACGGCCACCAGTCGCTCAGTTACGCCCAGCTTGTGGCGGCGGTCAGGGCCAAGGCGAGGGAGCTGCACGCCGCAGGCCTGGGTGCCGGGGACAAGATCGGCGTGCGGATTCCCTCCGGCACCAATCATCTCTATGTCTCAATCCTGGCCATCCTGATGGTCGGGGCGGCGTATGTCCCGGTGGACGCGGACGACCCGGAAGAGCGTGCCAGGCTCGTGTTCGGCGAAGCACGGATCGCCGGGACGCTACGCGGAGCCGGGGAGGTTGTGACGGAGGGCCAGCGGCCCCTCCCGTTCCCCGCCCCGCGGCTTCCCGGCCCGGACGACGACGCCTGGGTGATCTTCACGTCGGGGTCCACCGGAACGCCGAAAGGCGTCGCCGTGCAGCACCGATCCTCGGCCGCTTTCGTCGACGCCGAGGCCCGGCTCTTCCTCCAGGACGATCCGATCGGCCCGCAGGACCGCGTCCTGGCCGGCCTGTCGGTGGCCTTCGACGCCTCCTGCGAGGAAATGTGGCTTGCCTGGCGGCACGGCGCCTGCCTCGTCCCGGCGCCGCGGGCCCTGGTCCGGACCGGCATGGACCTCGGTCCGTGGCTGATCAGCCACGGCATCACCGTCGTTTCCACGGTGCCTACCCTCGCCGCGCTCTGGCCCGTGGAGTCCCTCGAGAGCGTCCGCCTGCTGATCTTCGGCGGCGAAGCGTGCCCGCCGGACCTCACCGAGCGGCTGGCCGTCGAAGGCCGCGAAGTCTGGAACACCTACGGCCCCACCGAGGCCACCGTCGTCGCCTGCGCTGCCAGGCTGGGCGGCCCCGGACCCATCAGGATCGGCCTCCCGCTGGACGGCTGGGACCTCGCCGTCGTCGACGCCAACGCCCTGCCGGTCGGAGAAGGGGAAATCGGCGAACTGATCATCGGCGGAGTCGGACTGGCCCGGTACCTGGACCCGGCGAAGGACGCCGAGAAATATGCCCCCATGCCGTCGCTGGGCTGGGCACGCGCCTACCGCTCCGGCGACCTGGTCCGCTACGAAGCCGAGGGACTGGTCTTCCAGGGCCGCGCCGACGAACAGGTCAAGCTCGGCGGGCGCCGGATTGAGCTGGGTGAGATCGACGCCGCCCTGCAGTCGCTGCCGGATGTTGCCGGCGCGGCCGCGACCGTGCAGACGACGGCGGCTGGAAACCAGATTCTTGTCGGGTACCTGGCCCCGGCCGGTGGCCGGGATCTCGATCTGGCCGCGGCACGGGAGCTCCTTGGCCAAAGCCTGCCGGCCCCGCTGATCCCGCTGCTGACCGTGGTCGATTCGCTGCCCACCAAGACCAGCGGCAAGGTGGACCGGCACGCACTGCCGTGGCCGCTGCCGGGGGCCGGTGCCGCCGACGCCGCCGACGCCGCTGCGGCCCCGCTGAACCTCCCGGACGATGCTGCCTGGATCGTCGAGCAGTGGAGCGCGGTGCTGGGCGGCTCCGTGGCCAACCTGGACGCCGATTTCTTCGCCTACGGGGGCGGGTCCCTCGCTGCCGCGCAACTTGTCTCCGCCCTCCGCGTGCGGTACCCCACCGTCACGGTGGCCGACATCTACGCCACCCCCCGAGTCGGGGCGCTCATCGACACCGCCCGCCAGTCGCTGCCCGAGGGCGGGGCCGGGCCCGCCCCGGAGCGCACGGTCCGCCGGACCGCCCGGAAGTCACAGGTCTTCCAGACCCTGATGGGTGTCCCGCTGCACCTCCTGGTGGGCATGCGCTGGCTGACCTACCTGATGGCGGCGAACAATCTGCTCTCCTCCCTTGCCGGCTTCACGGCGGCGCCCACCGTGTCCTGGTGGTGGGTCGCGGCCTCGTGGCTCGTCTTCGTCAGCCCATTGGGGCGGATGCTGATCTCCATCGCCGCCGCCCGCCTGCTGCTCCGCAAGGTGGTGCCCGGAACCTACCCGCGCTCCGGCCGGGTGCACCTGCGCCTGTGGCTGGCCGAACAGATCCAGGACCTGGCCGGCGCAGTCAGCCTGGCCAGCGCCCCCTGGGTGCCGTACTACGCCCGGGCCCTCGGGGCCACAATCGGCAACAATGTCCAGCTCCACTCGCTGCCGCCTGTCACCGGCCTGCTCTCACTCGGCAGCGGCTGCAATATCGAGCCGGAAGTCGACCTGTCCGGCTGGTGGATCGACGGTGACATTGTCCATATCGGCGCCATCCATATCGGCCCCGGCGCAACGGTCGGTGCCCGCAGTACCCTGATGCCGGGCGCCACGATCGGCGCCGGAGCCCAGGTGGAACCCGGCTCGGCCGTGCTGGGCAAGGTGAAGTCCGGGCAACTCGTCGCCGGATCCCCGGCCGAGCGGCGGGGCAAGGCCAAACACTCCTGGCCGGACACTCCCCCCGAGCACCCGCTGATCGGCCGGCTCTGGTTTGCCGGCTTCGCGACCGCCTCGGCCGTCCTGGCCCTGATTCCCTACCTCTCCGCCGCCGCCGCCGCCCTTGTGGTCTTTGGCTTCATCCGCGGCAGCGAATCGCTGACCGCAGCACTGCCGCAGCTCCTGCTGTCCCTGCCGCCGGCGGCCCTGGCCTGGTTCCTGTCCAACCTTGTGCTGATCCTCCTCACCACCCGTCTCCTCGGTGTGGGGCTGGCCGAAGGCTACTACCGGGTGCGCAGCAGGATCGGCTGGCAGGTCTGGGCCACCGAACGGGTCCTGGACCTGGCCCGTGACCTGCTCTTCCCCCTTTACGCCAGCCTCTTCACACCGGTCTGGCTGCGCCTGCTCGGCGCCAGGATCGGCAAGAACGTGGAGGCCTCGACCGTCCTGCTGATCCCCAAGATGACCACGGTGGGTGAGGGCGCCTTCCTGGCCGACGACACCATGGTGGCCTCCTATGAGCTCGACGGCGGCTGGTTGCGGATCGCCCCGGCGAAAATCGGCAAACGCTCCTTCCTCGGCAACTCCGGCATGACCGCGGCGGGACGCAATGTGCCCAAGAACTCCCTGGTCGCGGTGCTGTCGGCAACTCCCGCGAAGGCGAAGTCCGGGACGTCCTGGCTGGGCAGCCCGCCGGTCAGGCTCCGGCGCACCGCCATCGCCTCCGATGACACCAGGACCTACCAGCCGCCGCTGAGGCTCAAGATCGCCCGCGCGCTGTGGGAACTGTGCCGCTTTGTCCCCGTCGTGGCGACGGTCGCGATCGCCGCCGGCGTGTTCCTCGCCTTCGACTGGCTTGCCACGGTCTTCAATTACGGCATCGCGGCGCTCCTGGGCGGCGTCGTGATCCTGCTCGCCGGCGCCGTGGCGGCCGGCAGCGCCGTAGTGGCGAAATGGCTGCTCGTGGGACGCATCAGGCCCGGCGAGCATCCGCTGTGGAGTTCCTTCATCTGGCGCAACGAGGTAGTGGACACCTTCATCGAAATGGTCAGCGCCCCGTGGTTCGCCCGTGCGGCCACCGGGACCCCGGCCCTGGTCTGGTGGCTCCGGGCCCTCGGCGCCAGGATCGGCGCCGGCACGTGGTGCGAAAGCTACTGGCTACCCGAAGCGGACCTCGTGACCCTGGGCCGGAACTCCACGGTCAACCGCGGCTGCGTGGTCCAGACCCACCTCTTCCACGACCGCGTGATGAGCATCGACACTGTTACGCTCGATGACGGGGCAACGATGGGCCCGCACGGTGTAATCCTTCCGCAGGCCCGGATCGGCAAGGGCGGCACGGTGGGCCCGGCATCCCTCGTGATGCGGGGTGAAACGGTGCCCGCCGCGACGTACTGGATGGGCAATCCGGTGAGCCCGTGGGGCGGACCGGCTGTGCCTGCCCCCAAGCCGAAGTAGCCCCGCCCCGCCCATCACGCACCTGCAATCCCGAAGGCCGGTTTATGAGTTCCAGCCCCCAGAGTCCCACTGCCGCAGCCGGCACCGGAGGCGGCCTGCCCTCGGACGACGCCGCCGGTTCCCCGGATCCGTACCTGCCCGGCCATGGCACCGATGCCTACCGGGTCACCCGCTATGAACTCGAGCTGGACTACAAGCTCAGCAGCAACCGCCTGACCGGGAGGGCCGTGGTGCATGCCATCACGCAGCGCCCGACGTCGGCCGTCGTGCTTGACCTGACCGGGCTCCGGGCCACCAAGATCCAGCTCAGCGGTCGGAGGGTGCGCAAGTTCAGCCAGCGCGCCGACCAGCTCGTCATCGTCCCCGACGCCGCCCTGTTGCCGGGCGAGGAATTCACCCTGGACATCCGCTATGAGGGCAACCCCTCTCCCCGCCGCGGCCTGTGGGGCGAAGTGGGCTGGGAGGAACTGACCGACGGCGTGCTCGTGGCGGGCCAGCCGAACGGCGCGCCCTCCTGGTTCCCCTGCAACGACCACCCGCAGGACAAAGCCAGCTACCGGATCTCGGTGACCACGGACGCCAACTACCGGGCCGTGTGCAACGGGATCCTGATTGCCCGCACCAGCCGGTCCAGCCGCGAGACCTGGGTCTATGAGCAGTCCGAACCCATGGCAACGTACCTCGCCACAGTCCAGATCGGCCGCTACGAACTCCTGTCGCTCAATCCCGTCCATCCGGCGACGCAGGTGCCCCAGTACGCGGCGGTGCCGGCGGCGCTGGCAGACACGGCCCGTGCGGTGCTGGCGAGGCAGCCCGAGATGATGCGCACCTTCATCGATTGCTTCGGCCCGTACCCTTTCGCCGAGTACACCGTTGTGGTGGCCGGGGACGAGTTGGAGATACCGCTGGAGGCGCAAAGCTTGTCGATCTTCGGTCCCAACCATTTGGAGCCGGACTGGGAGTCCCAGCGGCTCATCGCCCACGAGTTGTCCCACCAGTGGTTCGGGAACTCGCTGACGGCGGCCTCGTGGAAGGACATCTGGCTGCACGAGGGTTTTGCCTGCTACGCCGAATGGATCTGGTCCGAGGAAGCCGGCGTCATGTCGGTGGCCCGGCGGGCTGCCTCCGCCTGGCGGAAGCTCAGCGCCGGCAAGCAGGACCTGCTGGTGGGCGACCCCGGGCCGGAGCTGATGTTCGATGACCGGGTCTACAAGCGCGGCGCCCTGGCACTGCATGCCCTCCGGCTGCGCTGCGGGGACCTTGCCTTTTTCTCACTGCTGCATGAGTGGGCAAGCCAGAACCGTCATGGCTCCGTCTCAACGCCGCAGTTCATCCTCACCGCGGACCACGCGACCGGCCTCGACACCGAGGCCGTGCTGCATCCCTGGCTGTACCAGGAAGCCCTGCCGCCGCTGCCTCTCGGCTAGCACATGAACTATTTGAGCGACGCCCCTGGGTCCCGTGGCTTCTATTCGCGGCTTTCTTCCCTCAGGGGTTTGAGATGCTCCGGGATTGCGTCGTCGCGAAGGTCCGGATACGTGCACGTGAACTCGCCCCGGTAGCCGAAAAGAAATCCGAGGAGTGGGTTCCGGACCTGCATCTGGATCGTGAACACCCCACGGGCATCATCGAAGTTCTCATACAGGTCTGCCGTGCCTGTGCAGATCGCGGGAAACTCGAATGCTGCGAAGCCTTCGTAGAACCTTTGAGCCCCTGATTGCAGATGCAGCGATCCATCGGCCAAAACCTCCAGGGCGAGGTCCGTAGCCAGGTGCTGGTGGGTGCCGAGATAATCGACGATCCCACCATTCTTGCTCTGCACCATGGTGGCGTCGAAGCGCCGTCGCTTTGGTCCGGGCAGTTCAAGGGTTCTGACGAAGGTGACCGTAGGCCGGCCGAACCCATCAAGGTAGGGGTAATTCTCGATCGTGAACGGGATGTCCTTTCCCTGGTCTGGAAAGAGGATGTTGCGGTGGCCCCCCAACTGCAAGAATGGGACTGTCCACCAGGCCCCGCGGCGGACTTCGGAAAAGATCCCGCGTCCGACACACGCATACCCTGCAGCCGTGTCCACGCCGAAGCGCTTCTGCAGCATTGGGTGGAGCCTGTGGAAGTCGCTCCCCAGCGCCGACTCGAAAATTGATGTCACGGCTGCTCCTGCCCTCCCGACTCGGCGCTCAGACCCGGTCCAGCCGGTCCAGCCAGCCCGGCAAGGGCGGACGGAGCACGTCCGGAGCGTGAGTCCGGCGACCGCCGCAGACAGCGTCCCGCCCTGGGTACTGTCCAGTGGGCCGGGAGAAGCCACGAGGCCGTAGCGGCGGTCAGGCCGAGGACGGCGGGGCCCGGGGTTCGTCCGGCCACAGCCCGGCGGAGCAGGATGCAGGCGGTCAGAACGCCGCCTGCCCTGGCCATGGCGTCCATGAACCACCGATTGCGGGAGTCCTTCGGATCAAGGTCCGACTCCGCCCACATCCTCAGGCGGTCAAAGCTTATTGCAGTCGCCCAACCCAGAGCCGGGCGGAATAGCCAGAAATCGAGGGGTTTTCCGAGAGAGCCCAGTCCGGGCTGATAGTTGTACCCCGTGATGAACCGAACACCATCCTCTGCCGGGATGTAGCGCCAGTATCCGGATCCTTGCCCTATGGGCGACACCGGGTCG
This DNA window, taken from Pseudarthrobacter sp. ATCC 49987, encodes the following:
- a CDS encoding quinone oxidoreductase family protein, producing MMHAIVARQAGGPEVLTPAEVERPVPGPGQLLVKVAAVGVNFIDTYKRSGSYKVAYPFTPGSEASGTVEELGDGVTGFSPGDRVATAEGINCYAGYALIDEDKALPVPQGVDDFTAAALPLQGITAHYLINSSFKVEPGHTVLLHAGAGGVGLLLIQLLKARGARVLTTVSTDEKEQLAREAGADHVLRYDGFAARVRELTDGAGADVVYDGVGKDTFDGSLASLRIRGTLVLFGAASGPVPPFDPQRLNAGGSLYLTRPTIAHFLRDAQERRWRSDELFAAAANGSLKVRVGARYDLAEAARAHDDLEQRRTTGKVLLVP
- a CDS encoding Pls/PosA family non-ribosomal peptide synthetase, with the protein product MTEHQPPNGDLSQATATVSPAFGAQLSGSLVTPPERTLVDILLDTAERFLDASALDDGHQSLSYAQLVAAVRAKARELHAAGLGAGDKIGVRIPSGTNHLYVSILAILMVGAAYVPVDADDPEERARLVFGEARIAGTLRGAGEVVTEGQRPLPFPAPRLPGPDDDAWVIFTSGSTGTPKGVAVQHRSSAAFVDAEARLFLQDDPIGPQDRVLAGLSVAFDASCEEMWLAWRHGACLVPAPRALVRTGMDLGPWLISHGITVVSTVPTLAALWPVESLESVRLLIFGGEACPPDLTERLAVEGREVWNTYGPTEATVVACAARLGGPGPIRIGLPLDGWDLAVVDANALPVGEGEIGELIIGGVGLARYLDPAKDAEKYAPMPSLGWARAYRSGDLVRYEAEGLVFQGRADEQVKLGGRRIELGEIDAALQSLPDVAGAAATVQTTAAGNQILVGYLAPAGGRDLDLAAARELLGQSLPAPLIPLLTVVDSLPTKTSGKVDRHALPWPLPGAGAADAADAAAAPLNLPDDAAWIVEQWSAVLGGSVANLDADFFAYGGGSLAAAQLVSALRVRYPTVTVADIYATPRVGALIDTARQSLPEGGAGPAPERTVRRTARKSQVFQTLMGVPLHLLVGMRWLTYLMAANNLLSSLAGFTAAPTVSWWWVAASWLVFVSPLGRMLISIAAARLLLRKVVPGTYPRSGRVHLRLWLAEQIQDLAGAVSLASAPWVPYYARALGATIGNNVQLHSLPPVTGLLSLGSGCNIEPEVDLSGWWIDGDIVHIGAIHIGPGATVGARSTLMPGATIGAGAQVEPGSAVLGKVKSGQLVAGSPAERRGKAKHSWPDTPPEHPLIGRLWFAGFATASAVLALIPYLSAAAAALVVFGFIRGSESLTAALPQLLLSLPPAALAWFLSNLVLILLTTRLLGVGLAEGYYRVRSRIGWQVWATERVLDLARDLLFPLYASLFTPVWLRLLGARIGKNVEASTVLLIPKMTTVGEGAFLADDTMVASYELDGGWLRIAPAKIGKRSFLGNSGMTAAGRNVPKNSLVAVLSATPAKAKSGTSWLGSPPVRLRRTAIASDDTRTYQPPLRLKIARALWELCRFVPVVATVAIAAGVFLAFDWLATVFNYGIAALLGGVVILLAGAVAAGSAVVAKWLLVGRIRPGEHPLWSSFIWRNEVVDTFIEMVSAPWFARAATGTPALVWWLRALGARIGAGTWCESYWLPEADLVTLGRNSTVNRGCVVQTHLFHDRVMSIDTVTLDDGATMGPHGVILPQARIGKGGTVGPASLVMRGETVPAATYWMGNPVSPWGGPAVPAPKPK
- a CDS encoding M1 family metallopeptidase — protein: MSSSPQSPTAAAGTGGGLPSDDAAGSPDPYLPGHGTDAYRVTRYELELDYKLSSNRLTGRAVVHAITQRPTSAVVLDLTGLRATKIQLSGRRVRKFSQRADQLVIVPDAALLPGEEFTLDIRYEGNPSPRRGLWGEVGWEELTDGVLVAGQPNGAPSWFPCNDHPQDKASYRISVTTDANYRAVCNGILIARTSRSSRETWVYEQSEPMATYLATVQIGRYELLSLNPVHPATQVPQYAAVPAALADTARAVLARQPEMMRTFIDCFGPYPFAEYTVVVAGDELEIPLEAQSLSIFGPNHLEPDWESQRLIAHELSHQWFGNSLTAASWKDIWLHEGFACYAEWIWSEEAGVMSVARRAASAWRKLSAGKQDLLVGDPGPELMFDDRVYKRGALALHALRLRCGDLAFFSLLHEWASQNRHGSVSTPQFILTADHATGLDTEAVLHPWLYQEALPPLPLG
- a CDS encoding DUF4166 domain-containing protein is translated as MTSIFESALGSDFHRLHPMLQKRFGVDTAAGYACVGRGIFSEVRRGAWWTVPFLQLGGHRNILFPDQGKDIPFTIENYPYLDGFGRPTVTFVRTLELPGPKRRRFDATMVQSKNGGIVDYLGTHQHLATDLALEVLADGSLHLQSGAQRFYEGFAAFEFPAICTGTADLYENFDDARGVFTIQMQVRNPLLGFLFGYRGEFTCTYPDLRDDAIPEHLKPLREESRE